In Bos taurus isolate L1 Dominette 01449 registration number 42190680 breed Hereford chromosome 11, ARS-UCD2.0, whole genome shotgun sequence, one DNA window encodes the following:
- the ARHGAP25 gene encoding rho GTPase-activating protein 25 isoform X4 yields MPHIPRMPRWELGCGFPALALFFCWNFRKKTPKLQKKAVFGQRLDETVAYEQKFGPHLVPILVEKCAEFILEHGLNEEGIFRLPGQDNLVKQLRDAFDAGERPSFDRDTDVHTVASLLKLYLRDLPEPVVPWSQYDGFLLCGQLMNSDEAKAQQELIKQLSILPRENYSLLSYICRFLHEIQLNCGVNKMSVDNLATVIGVNLIRSKVEDPAVIMRGTPQIQRVMTMMIRDHEVLFPKSKDAPLSPPAPQNDPKKPPVARSSVGWDATEDPPISRTDSASDSDATSPTGQQPNDGCLEDKASRDKPGDWKPQSRKRTQTLPNRKCFLTSALQGANSCKTEIFKNEFWSSSSEAKAGDGHRRTMSQGVPQLFDSQRTSTYDNVPTQPGSPGDKASTLSPQACDSKRDALASLNSETGPGKKISGEEELESLQRMVQELRKEIETQKQMYEEQIENLEKENYDVWAKVVRLNEELENEKKKSAALEISLRNVERCREDVEKRNKVLEEEVKEFVKSIKEPKTDA; encoded by the exons CCGTGTTTGGCCAGCGCTTGGATGAGACCGTGGCTTATGAGCAGAAGTTTGGCCCCCACCTGGTGCCCATCCTGGTGGAGAAGTGTGCCGAGTTCATCCTGGAGCATGGTCTGAACGAAGAGGGCATCTTCCGACTGCCTGGGCAGGACAACCTGGTGAAGCAGCTGAGAGATGCTTTTGACGCGGGGGAGCGGCCCTCCTTTGACAG AGATACAGATGTCCACACAGTGGCCTCCCTGCTGAAGCTCTACCTCCGAGACCTCCCAGAGCCCGTCGTTCCCTGGAGCCAGTACGATGGGTTCCTGCTCTGTGGGCAGCTAATGAATTCAGATGAGGCAAAG GCCCAGCAGGAGTTGATAAAACAGCTTTCTATTCTTCCCCGAGAAAACTATAGCCTCCTGAGCTACATCTGCAG GTTCCTCCATGAAATCCAGCTGAACTGTGGAGTTAACAAAATGAGTGTGGACAATCTGGCTACTGTGATTGGTGTGAATCTCATCAGGTCGAAGGTCGAGGACCCTGCTGTGATCATGAGAG ggACTCCTCAAATCCAAAGAGTGATGACCATGATGATCAGAGACCACGAAGTCCTTTTCCCCAAGTCCAAGGACGCACCTTTgtcaccccctgccccccaaaatGACCCCAAGAAACCTCCAGTTGCACGAAGCTCTGTGGGCTGGGATGCCACTGAGGACCCTCCAATTTCTAGGACTGACAGT gccagTGACTCAGATGCAACCAGCCCCACTGGACAACAGCCAAACGATGGGTGTCTAGAAGACAAAGCATCCAGGGACAAGCCAGGGGATTGGAAGCCGCAATCACGAAAAAGGACTCAGACGCTCCCAAACCGGAAATGCTTCTTGACCTCTGCTTTGCAAGGTGCCAACAGCTGCAAAACagagatatttaaaaatgaattctggTCATCTTCTTCGGAGGCGAAGGCTGGGGATGGGCACAGGAGAACGATGTCTCAAGGTGTGCCGCAGCTTTTCGACTCCCAGCGAACTTCCACCTATGATAATGTCCCCACCCAGCCCGGGTCGCCTGGGGACAAAGCCAGTACACTCTCACCCCAGGCCTGTGACTCCAAGAGAGATGCTCTTGCCAGCCTAAACTCTGAAACTGGGcctgggaaaaaaatctctggTGAAGAGGAACTTGAATCTTTGCAGAGGATGGTCCAGGAGCTGCGAaaggaaatagaaacacagaagcAAATGTACGAGGAACAGATTGAAAA CCTcgagaaggaaaattatgacgtGTGGGCTAAGGTGGTGAGGCTCAATGAAGAACTGGAGAATGAGAAGAAGAAGTCAGCAGCCTTGGAAATCAGCCTCCGCAACGTGGAACGCTGccgggaggatgtggagaagaggaACAAGGTCTTGGAAGAGGAGGTCAAGGAGTTTGTCAAATCGATAAAGGAACCCAAGACCGACGCTTGA